In Anseongella ginsenosidimutans, one genomic interval encodes:
- a CDS encoding RagB/SusD family nutrient uptake outer membrane protein yields MKLLKYILLLGLFSTTWSCQDYLERFPLDSPSDETFLRSEAELDMAVTACYNRLWYKPPGTDQPFMLSLECASDLGWDRNSSGLQTLGRGSATPDNDYTGSFWEHFYRGVGRCNYILAKAGPLAETVPEEKYNRLLAEVRFLRAYFYSYLNELFGGVPLLTEPVELAESEIPRSSREEVTDFILAELDAALPYLLPVTDKSTAGRATQGAALALKSRIALYNERWETAAQAASQLMEEGNYQLHDHYGELFQYAGEDSPEIIFAVQYLKGTAVHSLARLYYSRIALGHSNKIPVQPLVDAYECTDGLTIDKSPGFDPDEPFANRDPRLGYTVVLPQSRFINYIFETHPDSTETWSYNTNPPTRVNNVESSHAYATFSGYLWRKYADVADKDDRDNSELNVTLMRYAEVLLNYAEAKIELNQIDQSVYDAINAVRGRPSVEMPLITPGKNQAEMRSIVRKERKYELAGEGLRLFDIRRWKIAGEVMPGKLLGRIPDDFLAEAPVIDENGTPHYENVSNAGQMRVIENRLFDEGRDYLWPIRRLELETNPALEQNPGYGN; encoded by the coding sequence ATGAAACTTCTGAAATATATACTTCTCCTGGGCCTGTTTTCGACTACCTGGTCCTGCCAGGATTACCTGGAACGATTTCCACTTGACAGCCCTTCCGATGAAACATTTTTACGCAGCGAAGCCGAATTGGATATGGCCGTAACCGCCTGCTACAACAGGTTATGGTATAAACCTCCCGGTACGGATCAGCCATTTATGTTATCCCTGGAATGTGCTTCCGACCTGGGCTGGGACCGCAACAGCAGCGGTTTGCAGACGCTGGGAAGGGGGAGCGCCACCCCGGATAACGATTATACCGGCTCGTTCTGGGAACATTTTTACCGCGGTGTAGGCCGCTGCAATTACATCCTGGCAAAGGCCGGTCCGCTGGCGGAAACAGTACCCGAAGAGAAATATAATCGGCTCCTTGCCGAGGTGCGTTTTTTACGCGCTTACTTTTATTCTTATCTGAATGAGCTGTTCGGGGGCGTGCCTTTACTCACCGAACCCGTGGAATTGGCGGAATCGGAAATACCGCGCTCATCCAGGGAAGAAGTAACGGACTTTATCCTTGCCGAACTGGACGCGGCGCTTCCCTACCTGCTTCCCGTTACAGATAAAAGCACGGCAGGCAGGGCTACACAGGGGGCCGCTCTTGCCCTTAAATCCAGGATTGCCCTTTACAACGAACGCTGGGAAACAGCCGCTCAGGCTGCCAGTCAATTGATGGAAGAAGGGAATTACCAGCTCCACGACCATTACGGGGAACTTTTTCAATACGCAGGCGAAGATTCCCCCGAAATTATTTTTGCCGTTCAGTACTTAAAAGGCACGGCGGTCCATAGCCTTGCACGGCTTTATTATTCGCGGATAGCCCTGGGGCATTCCAATAAGATCCCGGTACAGCCCCTGGTGGACGCTTACGAATGCACAGATGGCTTAACGATTGACAAATCACCCGGTTTTGATCCGGACGAGCCCTTCGCCAATCGCGATCCCCGGCTGGGTTACACGGTAGTGCTACCTCAAAGCCGTTTCATTAACTACATTTTTGAGACCCATCCGGATAGCACGGAAACATGGAGCTACAATACAAACCCGCCTACCAGGGTGAATAACGTGGAGTCTTCCCATGCCTATGCTACTTTTTCCGGCTACCTGTGGCGCAAGTATGCCGATGTCGCCGATAAGGATGACAGGGATAACAGCGAGCTGAACGTCACCCTGATGAGGTATGCCGAGGTACTGCTGAATTATGCCGAAGCGAAGATTGAGCTGAACCAGATTGACCAATCGGTGTACGATGCCATTAACGCCGTCAGGGGCAGGCCTTCTGTAGAAATGCCGCTAATTACGCCCGGAAAGAACCAGGCGGAAATGCGATCCATTGTGCGGAAGGAGCGGAAGTACGAGCTGGCAGGGGAAGGTTTGAGGCTGTTTGATATCCGCCGTTGGAAGATTGCCGGAGAAGTCATGCCGGGCAAGCTGCTGGGCCGGATTCCCGATGATTTCCTGGCGGAAGCTCCCGTGATCGACGAAAATGGCACACCGCATTATGAAAATGTGTCAAACGCCGGCCAGATGCGGGTAATTGAAAACCGGCTTTTTGATGAAGGCCGCGATTACCTTTGGCCCATTCGCCGCCTTGAACTGGAAACAAACCCGGCGCTGGAGCAGAATCCAGGATACGGGAATTGA
- a CDS encoding FAD-dependent oxidoreductase gives MIKKASYFLALAVFLSVSAFKGGEKPAGYDIVIYGATSGGIAAAIQGSRMGKRILLIAPSQRIGGLTTGGLGATDIGNKVAIGGISREFYQHIKKYYENDSRWKWQDRAEYMEGKQERTGEGEDAMWTFEPSAALQVFKDMIAEENIELVSGERLNRESGVKKKGTKITRITMESGKSYQGKVFIDATYEGDLMAAAGVSYTVGRESNEMYGETLNGIYMAEYRQRSGYHQFPDGVSPYKIPGKPESGLLWGISPDSLEAKGTGDKKVQAYNFRICLTDNPGNRLPITRPEGYDPQKYELLARLLAAQPSLRKINDYFIWTHMPNGKTDINNRGGFSTDMIGMNYLWPEASYEEREQIFREHMSYTKGLLYFMKTDPRVPANLREFISSWGYPKDEYIRTDHFTPQLYVREGRRMIGEYVMTEHNCRGKEVVEDPVGLGAYNMDSHNCQRIVVNGMVKNEGNVEVGVPGPYPVSYRSITPKRSECSNLLVPVCLSSSHIAYGSIRMEPVFMVLGQSAATAASLAIDGRSSVQEVDYEKLRTTLLEDKQRLK, from the coding sequence ATGATTAAAAAAGCAAGTTATTTTTTAGCCCTGGCAGTGTTCCTTTCTGTCTCGGCCTTTAAAGGCGGGGAAAAGCCCGCCGGATATGATATTGTGATCTACGGAGCAACCTCCGGCGGCATAGCGGCCGCAATACAGGGCTCCAGGATGGGCAAACGCATTCTCCTGATAGCGCCTTCCCAGCGGATCGGCGGGCTCACTACCGGGGGGCTTGGCGCTACCGATATCGGGAATAAGGTCGCTATCGGCGGGATATCAAGGGAGTTTTACCAGCATATAAAGAAGTATTATGAAAACGATTCCCGCTGGAAATGGCAGGACCGTGCGGAATACATGGAGGGCAAGCAGGAGAGGACCGGTGAGGGAGAGGATGCCATGTGGACCTTTGAGCCATCCGCGGCCCTGCAGGTATTCAAGGACATGATCGCCGAAGAGAATATTGAGCTGGTATCCGGAGAACGGCTGAACCGCGAAAGCGGCGTGAAGAAGAAAGGAACGAAGATTACCCGGATTACCATGGAAAGCGGGAAATCCTACCAGGGGAAGGTGTTCATAGATGCGACCTATGAAGGGGACCTGATGGCAGCAGCCGGCGTATCCTATACCGTAGGGAGGGAATCGAACGAAATGTACGGTGAGACCCTGAACGGGATATACATGGCCGAATACCGGCAGCGATCCGGCTATCACCAGTTCCCTGATGGTGTAAGCCCTTATAAAATTCCCGGAAAGCCGGAAAGCGGATTGCTTTGGGGTATCAGCCCCGATTCCCTGGAGGCAAAGGGAACCGGGGATAAAAAAGTGCAGGCCTATAATTTTCGCATCTGCCTTACCGATAACCCGGGTAACAGGCTGCCCATTACCCGGCCGGAAGGGTATGATCCGCAGAAATACGAGCTGCTGGCCCGTTTGCTGGCTGCCCAGCCCAGCCTGCGAAAGATCAATGACTATTTTATCTGGACGCATATGCCCAACGGGAAAACCGATATCAATAACCGGGGCGGATTTTCCACCGATATGATCGGGATGAATTATCTGTGGCCGGAGGCAAGTTACGAAGAGCGGGAACAGATCTTCAGGGAGCATATGTCTTATACGAAAGGCTTGCTTTACTTCATGAAGACGGATCCGCGCGTGCCGGCTAACCTCCGCGAGTTTATTTCTTCTTGGGGTTACCCAAAAGATGAATATATTCGTACTGACCATTTTACCCCTCAGCTCTATGTGAGGGAGGGAAGGAGAATGATAGGAGAATATGTAATGACCGAACATAATTGCCGCGGAAAGGAAGTAGTCGAAGACCCGGTAGGGCTGGGCGCTTATAATATGGATAGTCATAACTGCCAGCGGATCGTCGTGAACGGCATGGTTAAAAATGAAGGTAACGTGGAAGTGGGTGTGCCGGGGCCTTACCCGGTGTCCTACCGTTCCATTACCCCGAAACGTTCGGAGTGCAGTAACCTGCTGGTGCCTGTATGCCTTTCATCTTCGCACATTGCCTACGGATCCATACGTATGGAGCCGGTTTTCATGGTACTGGGACAGTCGGCGGCCACCGCGGCCTCACTAGCGATTGACGGGCGAAGCAGCGTGCAGGAGGTGGATTATGAAAAATTGCGGACGACCCTTTTGGAAGACAAACAACGGCTCAAATGA
- a CDS encoding FAD-dependent oxidoreductase, with the protein MKTINIVTVIASLVFFSCNSAGEKEGEAITADIVIYGGTSAAVTAAVQAKKMGKSVVMVSPDTHLGGLSSGGLGFTDTGNKTVIGGLSREFYHRVWMHYNQPEAWKWQEKSEYGNKGQGTAAMDSVYKTMWIFEPHVAEQVFEDFVKEYEIQVFRDEWLKREDGVVVENGRIVAMETLSGKLFRGKVFIDATYEGDLMAAAGVSYDVGRESADTYNEKWNGVQKGVKQHKHYFAYDISPYKVAGDSSSGVLPEVSAGPPGEQLAGDDKIQAYCFRTCMSNHPENRVPFPKPEGYDPQRYELLARLFEAGWREWFEKFDMIPNRKTDTNNHGPFSSDYIGGNYDYPEASYERRREIIKEHENYQKGLLWFVANDPRVPAEIQSEMKKWGLAKDEFTDNGNWPHQLYIREARRMMGEFVTTENELLKRSPVPMPVGMGSYAMDSHNVQRYITPEGYVQNEGDIGVSTKGPYAISYGSLVPKAEECTNLLVPVCVSSSHIAYGSIRMEPVFMILGQSAATAAAIAIDDQVNVQEVNYDKLRKQLLEDKMVLESPSAPGQKP; encoded by the coding sequence ATGAAAACAATAAATATTGTTACGGTAATTGCTTCGCTTGTTTTTTTCTCCTGTAATTCCGCGGGAGAAAAAGAAGGGGAAGCGATAACCGCAGACATTGTTATTTACGGCGGTACCTCGGCTGCCGTAACGGCAGCCGTTCAGGCAAAAAAGATGGGCAAATCAGTAGTGATGGTTTCGCCCGATACCCATCTTGGCGGACTTTCTTCCGGAGGCCTTGGGTTTACAGACACCGGTAATAAAACCGTGATAGGCGGGCTTTCCAGGGAATTTTATCATCGCGTATGGATGCATTACAACCAGCCGGAAGCCTGGAAATGGCAGGAAAAATCCGAATACGGCAATAAGGGCCAGGGAACAGCCGCTATGGATAGCGTGTACAAGACCATGTGGATCTTTGAACCTCATGTGGCCGAACAGGTATTCGAAGATTTTGTGAAGGAGTATGAAATCCAGGTGTTTCGCGATGAGTGGCTGAAGCGGGAAGATGGGGTAGTCGTGGAGAACGGCCGTATTGTGGCGATGGAAACCCTTAGCGGAAAGCTGTTCCGGGGGAAGGTATTCATTGATGCTACCTATGAAGGCGACCTGATGGCCGCGGCGGGGGTAAGTTATGACGTGGGAAGGGAAAGCGCGGATACCTATAATGAAAAGTGGAACGGCGTGCAAAAAGGCGTAAAACAGCATAAGCATTATTTTGCATATGATATTTCCCCCTATAAGGTTGCCGGGGATTCCAGCAGCGGGGTTCTGCCCGAAGTGTCTGCCGGGCCTCCGGGGGAGCAGCTAGCCGGGGATGATAAGATCCAGGCCTATTGCTTTCGGACCTGTATGAGCAATCACCCGGAAAACCGGGTGCCTTTCCCCAAACCGGAAGGATATGATCCCCAGCGGTATGAATTGCTGGCCCGCCTGTTCGAGGCCGGCTGGAGGGAATGGTTTGAAAAATTCGATATGATCCCTAACCGGAAGACCGATACCAATAATCATGGCCCTTTCAGCAGCGATTATATAGGCGGAAATTATGATTACCCCGAAGCGAGCTATGAGCGGCGGCGGGAAATCATTAAAGAACATGAGAACTACCAGAAAGGGCTGCTCTGGTTTGTGGCAAATGATCCGCGGGTACCGGCGGAAATACAGTCCGAAATGAAAAAATGGGGCTTGGCAAAGGATGAATTTACCGACAACGGTAACTGGCCGCATCAATTGTATATTCGTGAAGCCAGGCGGATGATGGGCGAATTTGTTACGACCGAAAATGAACTGCTGAAGCGTTCGCCGGTGCCGATGCCTGTGGGAATGGGATCCTATGCAATGGATTCCCATAATGTGCAGCGTTACATTACTCCGGAAGGTTATGTGCAGAATGAGGGTGATATAGGGGTTAGCACCAAGGGGCCGTATGCCATTTCTTATGGTTCCCTGGTTCCCAAAGCGGAAGAATGCACGAACCTGCTGGTGCCGGTATGCGTTTCAAGCTCACATATCGCCTATGGCTCTATTCGTATGGAACCGGTATTTATGATCCTGGGACAATCGGCGGCTACTGCTGCGGCCATCGCGATTGATGACCAGGTTAATGTGCAGGAAGTAAATTATGACAAGCTGCGGAAGCAGCTGCTGGAAGATAAAATGGTCCTGGAATCGCCTTCGGCGCCCGGGCAGAAACCCTAA
- a CDS encoding carbon starvation CstA family protein, with the protein MITFSIAVLVLLLGYFFYSRLVERIFIIDPGKATPAVSMADGVDYVVMPGWKIFLIQFLNIAGLGPIFGAVAGAMWGPVAFLWIALGSVLAGGVHDYFSGMLCLRHNGKSIAEVAGYYLGGGVRQFMRAFTVVLLIMVGAVFLIGPARILGNMTAEFAGFTFWIWAIFLYYILSTVLPIDKLIGKIYPVFGFALLFMAVGILVMMVWKGLTVPELTIASLSNQHSSPQSFPVFPMLFITIACGAISGFHATQSPLMARCMSNERQGRSIFYGTMVTEGVVAMIWAAISMSFFGGIAELNGVMTANGGNAAVVVNEICSSLLGPVGGILALLGVVAAPITSGDTAFRGARLIVADFLKMDQGPLKSRLLITIPLFLCGYLLTLVDFGVVWRYFAWTNQTLATIVLWTITVWLIREGKAYWIALAPAVFMTSVVISYILLAPEGFGLPAALSQMIGAGAALLLLLLTMGYIRRSALPQSAAPQ; encoded by the coding sequence ATGATCACATTTTCAATCGCGGTGCTTGTGTTGCTGCTGGGATACTTCTTTTATTCCCGGCTGGTGGAAAGGATATTTATCATTGATCCGGGAAAGGCTACTCCCGCGGTAAGCATGGCGGACGGCGTTGACTATGTGGTGATGCCGGGCTGGAAAATATTCCTGATACAATTTCTAAATATCGCCGGACTGGGGCCCATCTTCGGGGCGGTAGCCGGAGCCATGTGGGGCCCGGTAGCGTTCCTCTGGATTGCATTGGGCTCTGTCCTGGCGGGCGGGGTGCATGATTATTTTTCGGGGATGCTGTGTCTTCGGCACAACGGGAAAAGCATTGCAGAAGTAGCGGGATACTATCTCGGGGGAGGGGTGAGGCAATTTATGAGGGCTTTCACCGTGGTGCTGCTGATCATGGTGGGGGCGGTGTTCCTGATCGGCCCGGCGCGCATCCTTGGAAATATGACGGCTGAGTTTGCCGGCTTTACCTTTTGGATATGGGCGATTTTCCTTTATTACATTCTTTCCACCGTCCTGCCCATCGATAAACTGATCGGAAAAATTTACCCTGTATTTGGGTTTGCCTTGCTCTTTATGGCAGTCGGTATCCTGGTAATGATGGTATGGAAGGGCCTGACCGTACCGGAACTGACCATTGCTTCGCTGTCTAACCAGCATAGCAGCCCTCAAAGCTTTCCCGTGTTTCCCATGCTCTTCATTACCATTGCCTGCGGGGCTATTTCCGGCTTTCACGCTACGCAATCGCCCCTGATGGCGCGCTGCATGTCGAACGAGCGGCAAGGAAGAAGCATTTTTTATGGCACCATGGTTACTGAAGGAGTAGTGGCCATGATCTGGGCTGCGATCAGCATGAGCTTCTTTGGCGGAATAGCCGAGTTGAACGGGGTCATGACCGCAAACGGCGGTAACGCAGCGGTTGTGGTCAATGAAATTTGCAGCTCTTTGCTGGGGCCTGTAGGCGGCATACTTGCGCTCCTGGGAGTAGTGGCTGCCCCCATCACCTCGGGCGATACCGCATTCAGGGGAGCGAGGCTTATTGTCGCGGATTTCCTGAAAATGGATCAGGGGCCGCTTAAAAGCCGCCTGCTGATCACGATTCCTCTTTTTCTTTGCGGTTACTTGCTGACCCTGGTTGATTTCGGGGTCGTATGGCGCTACTTTGCCTGGACCAATCAAACCCTGGCCACCATTGTGCTGTGGACCATAACCGTCTGGCTGATCCGGGAAGGGAAGGCCTACTGGATAGCTTTGGCGCCGGCTGTTTTTATGACTTCCGTAGTGATCTCTTATATTCTCCTTGCCCCGGAAGGTTTCGGCTTGCCGGCAGCGCTCTCGCAAATGATTGGTGCGGGCGCCGCACTGCTTTTGCTGCTGCTGACAATGGGCTACATAAGGAGGTCCGCCCTGCCTCAATCTGCAGCGCCCCAATGA
- a CDS encoding beta-L-arabinofuranosidase domain-containing protein, translating into MNKFIAALIIWLLPALYPCASVAQPARNAIYLNNRAPLQPKPYLALPLGAIQPEGWLKEQLLRMKNGLTGNLDKRYAEVAGPRNAWLGGDGDAWERGPYWIDGLLPLAYILKDEALIAKVKPWVEWTLNNQREDGYIGPPVIEGNITHEPGLQKGMREDWWPKMVMLKVLQQYYSATEDPRVIKTLSRYFRYQLNQLPEHPLDNWTFWGNRRGADNLMVVYWLYNITGEPFLLELGSLLHKQTFPYTSVFLNEYTAGVAGVGHLYPYNIGNTYPFNQELINKLHVGQIQSFHCVNLAQGIKTPVVYYQQDPDSIYLKAVKKALNDIQIFHGQAQGMYGGDEPLHGNAPTQGIEFCSVVELMFSLENMLAITGDMQFAEHLEKIAYNALPTQATDDFNNRQYLQSANQVLLTRDKRNFFEDDFHGGTDLCYGLLTGYPCCTANMHQGWPKFVQNLWFATPDRGLAALVYGPSEVRAKVAGGIPVTIRETTAYPFEESLHFTLQTPQKVSFPLHLRIPRWSENASILINGKPWPGKVTAGEVVKISREWSNNDQVALKLPMHISVSRWAESSAAVERGPLVYSLKIEEEWKKVKGTDNYGDYYEVFPGSEWNYGLLEEAVRNPETSFKVVKNQTGGKYPWNLENAPIQLITKGKPLEIWKLYNNMPGPLPHSRQQTGNLPAKEITLIPYGCSTLRITQFPVVN; encoded by the coding sequence ATGAATAAATTTATAGCTGCTCTTATTATATGGTTACTGCCAGCGCTATATCCCTGCGCTTCCGTGGCACAGCCGGCCCGGAACGCCATCTATCTTAATAACCGGGCGCCCTTGCAGCCCAAGCCATACCTTGCACTTCCCCTTGGTGCAATTCAGCCGGAAGGCTGGCTAAAGGAACAGCTTCTGCGCATGAAGAACGGGCTCACTGGCAACCTGGATAAACGATATGCGGAAGTAGCAGGTCCAAGAAATGCCTGGCTGGGAGGCGACGGAGACGCCTGGGAAAGAGGCCCCTACTGGATAGACGGTTTGCTTCCCCTGGCCTATATCCTGAAAGACGAAGCGCTGATCGCGAAAGTGAAGCCCTGGGTCGAATGGACGCTGAACAACCAGCGGGAAGACGGCTACATAGGCCCCCCGGTAATTGAAGGGAACATAACGCATGAACCCGGCCTGCAAAAGGGTATGCGGGAAGACTGGTGGCCCAAAATGGTTATGTTAAAGGTCTTGCAGCAGTATTACAGCGCAACCGAAGACCCGCGGGTGATCAAGACCTTGTCCAGGTACTTCCGTTACCAGTTAAATCAGCTTCCCGAACACCCCCTGGATAACTGGACCTTCTGGGGAAACCGCCGGGGCGCGGATAACTTAATGGTTGTGTACTGGCTCTATAATATTACAGGCGAACCTTTTCTGCTGGAATTGGGCAGCTTACTCCACAAGCAAACCTTTCCGTATACTTCCGTCTTCCTGAACGAGTACACCGCGGGCGTGGCCGGCGTAGGCCATCTTTACCCCTATAATATTGGTAATACTTATCCTTTCAACCAGGAACTCATCAATAAACTGCATGTCGGCCAAATCCAGAGCTTCCATTGCGTGAACCTGGCGCAGGGCATCAAAACCCCTGTCGTCTATTACCAGCAGGACCCGGATTCGATCTACCTGAAAGCGGTAAAAAAAGCCCTGAATGACATCCAAATCTTTCACGGGCAGGCGCAGGGAATGTACGGAGGAGACGAACCGCTCCACGGCAACGCTCCCACCCAGGGTATTGAATTCTGCTCCGTCGTGGAACTGATGTTTTCGCTGGAGAACATGCTCGCTATCACCGGGGATATGCAGTTTGCCGAACACCTTGAAAAGATAGCCTATAATGCCCTGCCTACCCAGGCTACGGATGATTTCAATAACCGGCAGTACTTGCAAAGCGCCAACCAGGTATTGTTAACAAGAGATAAGCGTAATTTTTTCGAAGATGACTTTCATGGCGGCACCGATCTCTGCTATGGTTTGCTTACCGGTTACCCCTGCTGCACGGCTAACATGCATCAGGGCTGGCCTAAATTTGTGCAGAACCTATGGTTTGCAACTCCCGATCGGGGGCTGGCTGCGCTCGTCTACGGGCCCAGCGAGGTAAGGGCGAAAGTCGCAGGCGGTATCCCTGTCACCATCAGGGAAACAACTGCTTATCCTTTCGAAGAATCCCTGCATTTTACGCTGCAGACCCCGCAAAAAGTCAGCTTTCCCCTGCATTTGCGCATACCCCGCTGGTCGGAAAATGCCAGCATATTAATTAACGGGAAGCCCTGGCCAGGCAAGGTAACTGCGGGCGAAGTAGTAAAGATCAGCCGGGAATGGAGCAATAATGACCAGGTAGCACTAAAGTTACCGATGCATATTTCAGTCAGCAGGTGGGCGGAATCTTCGGCAGCGGTGGAAAGAGGCCCGCTGGTCTATTCGCTGAAGATCGAAGAAGAATGGAAAAAGGTTAAGGGTACTGATAATTACGGCGATTATTACGAAGTATTTCCAGGATCGGAATGGAACTACGGCCTGCTGGAAGAAGCGGTCAGAAACCCGGAAACCTCCTTCAAAGTGGTAAAAAACCAAACCGGCGGAAAATACCCCTGGAATCTTGAGAACGCCCCAATTCAGCTAATCACAAAAGGAAAGCCGCTGGAAATCTGGAAGCTGTATAATAATATGCCGGGACCGCTGCCGCACAGCCGGCAGCAAACGGGAAATCTCCCAGCCAAAGAAATCACCCTGATCCCCTATGGCTGCTCCACATTAAGGATCACTCAGTTTCCCGTCGTCAACTAA
- a CDS encoding 3-keto-disaccharide hydrolase, with amino-acid sequence MKLLRSICALCFFCLISSVGYAQKYKQLFNGKDLTGWTIHGTEKWYVEDGTLVCESGPDEQYGYLSTDEKYKDFILEVEFKLEANGNSGVFIRSDIEGTKISGWQVEVAPPGSNTAGIYESYGRGWLIQPDSTLDKQLDPDGWNKMKIRAEGDEITTWLNGKQMVHLVDEKIGAANGFIALQIHDGGGIKVRWKNIRIKELK; translated from the coding sequence ATGAAATTGTTGAGATCAATTTGTGCGTTATGCTTTTTCTGCCTCATCAGCAGCGTGGGATATGCCCAGAAATACAAGCAGTTATTTAATGGAAAGGACCTTACCGGCTGGACGATCCACGGTACCGAAAAATGGTATGTGGAAGACGGAACGTTGGTTTGCGAAAGCGGCCCGGATGAGCAGTACGGTTACCTGTCCACCGATGAAAAGTACAAGGACTTTATCCTGGAGGTTGAATTTAAACTGGAAGCCAACGGTAATAGCGGTGTGTTTATCCGCTCTGATATCGAAGGAACGAAGATCAGCGGCTGGCAGGTGGAAGTAGCGCCTCCCGGATCCAATACAGCTGGAATTTATGAATCTTACGGGCGCGGTTGGCTGATCCAGCCGGACAGCACCCTGGACAAACAACTGGATCCCGATGGCTGGAACAAAATGAAAATACGTGCCGAGGGCGATGAGATCACTACCTGGCTGAACGGCAAACAGATGGTACACCTGGTTGACGAGAAGATCGGCGCCGCAAATGGCTTTATTGCCCTGCAGATCCATGATGGGGGCGGCATCAAAGTACGCTGGAAAAATATCCGGATAAAAGAACTGAAATAA
- a CDS encoding VOC family protein, with translation MNTPQNPIAWTEVYVEDMTRARKFYESVLGIEMQAAEMPEDAETGSGESFEMLMFPGDMAAPGSSGALVKSSMFQPGTGGTLVYFACEDCSVEISRVAAAGGKVLQEKMSIGEYGFCGTCIDTEGNTIGFHSMK, from the coding sequence ATGAATACTCCCCAAAACCCCATCGCCTGGACCGAAGTTTATGTCGAAGACATGACAAGAGCCCGGAAATTCTACGAATCGGTACTTGGTATCGAAATGCAGGCTGCTGAAATGCCCGAAGACGCGGAAACAGGCAGCGGCGAATCTTTTGAAATGCTCATGTTCCCCGGTGATATGGCCGCCCCCGGCAGCAGCGGCGCCTTAGTTAAATCATCTATGTTTCAACCAGGCACCGGCGGCACGCTCGTATATTTCGCCTGCGAGGACTGCTCGGTAGAAATATCAAGAGTCGCAGCCGCAGGCGGCAAAGTACTCCAGGAAAAAATGTCCATCGGTGAATACGGCTTCTGCGGTACCTGCATTGATACCGAAGGAAATACGATTGGCTTCCATTCAATGAAGTAA
- a CDS encoding pyridoxal phosphate-dependent aminotransferase produces the protein MPAIAMKGRLMPASPIRKLTPFADRAKAEGKKVYHLNIGQPDIHTPEGMLSAIKNADFKVWAYTPSEGTLSYRTKLASYYRRYDMPVDPEDIIVTCGGSEAILFALEACIQPGEELIIPEPFYANYYSFSHVAGVKVKPIISTIETGFALPPVAEFEKLIGPATRGIFICNPNNPTGYFYSRKELEQLKELALKHDLFIFCDEAYREFCYDGHKFLSPLQLEGLEEHVIIIDTVSKRYSACGARLGALVSKNKAVLETVLKFAQARLSPPAVAQLAAEAAIDTPQSYFDQVLEEYSGRRDLMVNALNKMEGVHCPLPGGAFYAVVKLPVDNAEKFCQWILEKFSWENQTVMMAPASGFYSTPGSGTQEVRIAYVLNKTDLANAMICLEKALLAYPGRKLDLTPSAMPREELN, from the coding sequence ATGCCAGCAATAGCCATGAAGGGCAGGCTAATGCCTGCTTCACCAATACGAAAACTTACGCCTTTTGCCGACCGGGCCAAGGCCGAAGGAAAAAAAGTTTACCATCTTAATATTGGTCAACCCGATATTCATACGCCGGAAGGAATGCTGTCGGCCATCAAAAATGCCGATTTTAAAGTGTGGGCCTATACGCCGTCAGAAGGCACCCTGAGCTACCGCACAAAACTGGCTTCCTACTACCGGCGGTATGACATGCCCGTTGACCCCGAGGATATAATTGTCACCTGCGGTGGCTCCGAGGCTATTTTATTCGCACTCGAAGCCTGTATCCAGCCGGGGGAAGAGCTGATCATCCCGGAACCTTTCTATGCCAATTATTACAGCTTTTCGCATGTAGCCGGCGTAAAGGTAAAGCCAATCATTTCCACGATTGAAACCGGATTCGCCCTGCCGCCTGTCGCGGAATTCGAAAAGCTCATCGGCCCCGCGACACGCGGAATATTTATCTGTAATCCCAACAATCCCACCGGTTATTTCTATTCGCGGAAAGAGTTGGAACAATTAAAGGAACTGGCTTTAAAGCACGATCTTTTCATTTTCTGCGATGAAGCTTACCGGGAATTCTGCTATGATGGCCATAAATTCCTCTCCCCGCTTCAGCTCGAAGGCCTTGAAGAACATGTGATCATCATTGATACTGTTTCCAAGCGGTACAGCGCCTGCGGAGCCCGTCTGGGAGCCCTGGTCTCCAAGAACAAGGCCGTACTGGAAACCGTGCTGAAATTCGCCCAGGCCCGCCTGAGCCCGCCCGCTGTTGCCCAACTGGCCGCCGAAGCCGCCATAGATACGCCGCAAAGCTATTTTGACCAGGTACTTGAAGAATATAGCGGCCGCCGCGATCTCATGGTAAACGCCCTCAATAAAATGGAAGGCGTCCATTGCCCGCTTCCGGGCGGAGCATTCTACGCGGTAGTAAAGCTTCCTGTTGACAACGCGGAAAAATTCTGCCAGTGGATCCTGGAAAAATTCTCCTGGGAAAACCAAACAGTCATGATGGCACCCGCAAGCGGCTTCTATTCGACCCCGGGGTCCGGCACCCAGGAAGTTCGCATCGCTTATGTCCTCAATAAAACGGACCTTGCCAATGCCATGATCTGCCTGGAAAAAGCGCTTTTAGCCTATCCCGGCCGGAAACTGGATTTAACGCCTTCCGCGATGCCCCGGGAAGAACTGAATTAA